A DNA window from Impatiens glandulifera chromosome 7, dImpGla2.1, whole genome shotgun sequence contains the following coding sequences:
- the LOC124945313 gene encoding acyl carrier protein 1, mitochondrial, which translates to MASALRGAILRHIRVPIAETQTLNGSKLSLCSFNRSMSSHGDDHLTKDQVTQRVLDVVKSFPKLDPSQVTPDVHFQKDLGLDSLDTVEIVMALEEEFKLEIPDKEADKIDSCTLAIEYIYNHPMSS; encoded by the exons atggcGTCGGCGCTGAGAGGAGCCATCCTTCGTCACATTCGAGTTCCAATAGCTGAAACTCAAACCCTAAATGGGTCAAAGTTGAGCCTTTGTAGCTTCAATCGGTCGATGTCCTCCCATGGCGATGATCATCTGACCAAGGATCAAGTAACCCAAAGAGTTCTAGACGTCGTCAAGAGTTTCCCCAAACTCGATCCTTCTCAG GTAACACCTGATGTTCATTTCCAGAAGGATCTAGGTTTAGACAGCCTGGACACAGTGGAAATTGTAATGGCTCTTGAAGAGGAGTTCAAGCTAGAGATTCCAGATAAAGAAGCTGATAAGATTGATTCCTGCACTCTTGCAATTGAGTATATCTATAACCATCCAATGTCTAGTTAA
- the LOC124909980 gene encoding putative invertase inhibitor → MRLISCLLFIITIIIFFIFQSTKASNLINETCKQSIQDNPTSKYGFCLTSLQAAPASRCATVRGLGSIGIRLVRYNITDARCHIMHLLKEKKHDLYYRACLNDCFQLYSEALDSVKKAMKNYNGKRFNDANIHISAVMTSVTTCEDGFKERKGIVSPLTKRNDDTFQLSAIVLFIMNFIQKG, encoded by the coding sequence atgagGCTAATTTCTTGCCTTCTCTTTatcatcaccatcatcatcttcttcattttccaaTCCACAAAAGCTTCAAACCTAATCAATGAAACCTGCAAACAATCCATCCAAGATAACCCAACAAGCAAATACGGTTTCTGTCTCACCTCTCTACAGGCGGCGCCGGCCAGCCGTTGCGCCACCGTTCGTGGGCTAGGATCAATCGGAATCCGTCTCGTCCGTTATAACATTACTGATGCTAGATGTCATATTATGCATCTTCTTAAGGAGAAAAAACATGATCTTTATTACAGGGCATGTTTAAATGACTGTTTTCAACTCTATTCTGAAGCATTAGACTCTGTTAAGAAGGCTATGAAGAACTACAATGGCAAGAGATTTAACGATGCTAATATTCATATAAGCGCTGTTATGACTTCTGTTACTACATGTGAAGATGGGTTTAAGGAGAGAAAGGGGATTGTTTCGCCATTGACGAAGAGGAATGATGATACGTTTCAGCTTTCTGCCATTGTTCTTTTCATTATGAACTTCATTCAGAAAGGGTAA